A section of the Flavobacterium sp. CG_23.5 genome encodes:
- a CDS encoding SusC/RagA family TonB-linked outer membrane protein has protein sequence MKKPVVKQRLLLRIMKITLIQFVLALVFSSVTMANSVKGQRKLDTKITIAFNNLSLDNALSKLEKSAHVKFSYNSRMAHLDQKVTIEANDELLSSILNRILKPLNIIYAEISNQIVLQKEILPGDGFSDSDNKESVIQNLLTPIITGKVMDEKGIPLPGATILAKGTNIAVITDANGNFRIDMPKNSTKLIITFIGMESQEVAIGNYPLTIILKETGQKLEEVVVTAFGIKRKKNLLPYAAQQISGDDVNKTRLNNIASGLSGKISGLQITQGNSVGGSVNVVVRGNKSLSGNNQALFVVDGVPVDNSNTNSDSQKSGAGGYDYGNAAADINPDDILSINVLKGAAASALYGSRAANGVIMITTKKPKTGLGITMNTGITVGSIDKSTFVKYQQEYGAGRSIAQDKDGFLYFDANGDGIKDLVVPTFAPRSWGPRYDPNLMVYDWESFDPASPNYQKPKPWIAPKNGPENFYETAISSNHNIMIDGMVADKGSFKIGYTRNDERGALPNSSVLKDIVNLGASFNITSKLVASGLVNYSQVNGKGRYGTGYDSGRNVNSNFRHFNQTNVDVSELRDAYFRNRKNVTWNWADPTKLTNLVPAFSDNPYWVVYENYQNDNRNRVIGNVSLNYKITDWLDLLGRVSVDTYHEAQQERRAVGSAGVSSYSRFDRDYNETNYDLLATVNKKINEDFGFNGLAGVNIRRNTVSSVFLQTTGGLVIPNLYAISNSKGIIPAPVESYQSKAVDGVFGGVTFSYKDFLLLDGTLRRDKSSTLPENANAYNYYAISGSYVFYHHLQKLNWLSSGKVRVNYATVGNDAAFGSLKDVYVKPNPFDSTLLFSLPNTKNNSELRPENTISKEIGLEMSFFNNRLGFDASYYHTNTVDQIIPVATSTAIGYSSKFLNAGDIENKGIEVSLYATPVKSNDFSWNVNVNFTRNRNKVLSLYNDSKNLQLGTFQGGVSLNASIGKPYGELQSVTYEMLNGERLIKPNGLYQFTSTTSNVIGNVNPDWIGGLSNSFRYKNLTLSFLIDVKKGGQLFSLDMYYGTISGILPETVGLNDLGNPKRDPVANGGGVILPGVTANGQPNTNRVTIVSGTSSYQAQSDFVYDAGFVKLRELAISYSLPKTIISKMKAINDIEFSLTGRNLWLIHKNVPYADPEENLSSGNISGYQSGSYPTVRAIGFNVKIKL, from the coding sequence ATGAAAAAACCTGTTGTTAAACAACGATTACTTCTTCGAATCATGAAAATAACATTAATTCAGTTTGTCTTGGCACTTGTCTTTTCAAGTGTTACCATGGCAAACAGTGTGAAAGGACAAAGAAAATTGGACACGAAGATTACCATTGCCTTTAACAATTTGAGTTTAGATAACGCCCTATCAAAACTTGAAAAATCTGCACATGTTAAATTTTCTTACAATTCAAGAATGGCTCATCTAGATCAAAAAGTAACCATAGAAGCTAATGATGAACTATTATCAAGTATACTTAACCGAATTTTGAAGCCACTGAATATTATCTATGCTGAAATAAGCAATCAAATTGTGTTGCAAAAGGAAATCTTGCCTGGAGATGGATTTTCTGATAGCGATAATAAAGAATCGGTGATTCAAAACTTATTGACACCCATCATTACGGGTAAAGTAATGGATGAAAAGGGGATTCCTTTACCAGGAGCAACTATACTGGCTAAAGGTACTAATATTGCTGTAATAACAGATGCAAATGGTAACTTCAGAATAGATATGCCAAAAAACAGCACGAAATTAATTATTACTTTTATTGGAATGGAATCCCAAGAAGTTGCCATTGGAAATTATCCGCTCACTATTATTTTAAAAGAAACAGGTCAAAAATTAGAAGAAGTAGTTGTAACTGCTTTTGGTATTAAACGTAAAAAAAACTTATTGCCTTATGCCGCCCAGCAAATTAGTGGTGATGATGTGAATAAAACTCGACTAAACAATATAGCATCAGGTCTTTCAGGAAAAATATCTGGTTTACAAATTACACAAGGAAATTCTGTTGGAGGATCCGTAAATGTAGTAGTGAGAGGGAATAAATCCTTATCAGGAAATAATCAGGCCCTATTTGTTGTAGATGGAGTCCCTGTAGATAATTCAAATACTAATTCAGATTCTCAAAAATCCGGAGCAGGTGGATATGATTATGGTAACGCTGCGGCAGATATTAATCCGGACGACATTCTCTCTATAAATGTTTTAAAAGGAGCAGCTGCTTCGGCCTTGTATGGTTCACGCGCTGCTAATGGAGTCATAATGATAACGACTAAAAAGCCAAAAACTGGATTAGGAATTACTATGAATACTGGGATAACTGTTGGATCAATTGATAAATCTACTTTCGTAAAATACCAACAAGAGTATGGTGCCGGTCGTTCTATTGCTCAAGATAAAGATGGATTTCTGTATTTTGATGCCAATGGCGATGGTATTAAAGATCTAGTTGTTCCTACTTTTGCTCCACGTTCTTGGGGACCACGTTATGACCCTAATTTAATGGTGTATGACTGGGAATCATTCGATCCTGCATCTCCAAATTATCAAAAACCAAAACCTTGGATTGCTCCGAAAAACGGACCAGAAAATTTTTACGAAACAGCTATTTCTAGCAATCATAACATCATGATTGATGGAATGGTAGCAGATAAAGGCTCTTTTAAAATCGGATATACGAGAAATGACGAAAGAGGAGCGCTACCAAATAGTAGCGTGCTGAAAGATATTGTGAATCTTGGTGCTAGCTTCAATATAACAAGTAAATTAGTGGCGAGTGGATTAGTGAATTATTCTCAAGTTAATGGAAAAGGGAGGTATGGAACAGGATACGATAGCGGACGGAATGTCAATAGTAATTTCCGCCATTTTAACCAAACTAACGTAGATGTTTCCGAACTAAGGGATGCTTATTTTAGAAATAGAAAAAACGTAACTTGGAACTGGGCAGACCCAACTAAGCTAACCAATTTAGTTCCGGCTTTTTCAGATAATCCTTATTGGGTAGTTTACGAAAATTATCAAAATGACAACAGAAATAGGGTAATTGGAAACGTATCCCTTAATTACAAAATTACTGACTGGCTTGATCTTTTAGGTAGAGTTTCAGTAGACACATACCATGAAGCTCAACAAGAACGAAGAGCAGTTGGAAGTGCAGGTGTTTCATCTTATTCCCGTTTTGACAGAGATTATAATGAAACAAACTATGATTTACTGGCCACAGTTAATAAAAAAATAAATGAGGATTTTGGATTTAATGGATTGGCCGGAGTAAACATCAGAAGAAATACGGTATCTTCTGTTTTTTTACAAACAACTGGTGGATTAGTTATACCGAATCTTTATGCTATTTCTAATTCTAAAGGAATCATTCCTGCCCCGGTAGAATCTTATCAATCAAAAGCCGTTGATGGAGTATTTGGAGGAGTTACTTTTAGCTATAAAGATTTTCTTTTACTCGATGGAACCCTGCGTCGAGACAAATCATCTACGTTACCTGAAAATGCAAATGCTTATAATTATTATGCTATTTCAGGCAGTTATGTATTTTACCATCATTTACAAAAATTAAATTGGTTATCATCTGGAAAAGTCAGAGTAAACTATGCAACTGTAGGAAATGATGCAGCATTTGGAAGTCTTAAAGATGTTTACGTTAAACCAAATCCATTTGACAGCACCCTGCTCTTCTCTTTACCTAATACTAAAAACAACAGTGAATTAAGACCTGAGAATACTATTAGTAAAGAAATTGGTTTAGAAATGTCTTTCTTTAATAATAGATTAGGTTTTGATGCGTCCTATTACCATACTAACACCGTAGACCAAATAATTCCTGTTGCTACATCGACAGCAATCGGTTATTCAAGTAAATTCTTAAACGCAGGTGATATTGAAAATAAGGGTATTGAAGTTTCATTATATGCGACGCCTGTTAAAAGCAACGATTTTTCTTGGAATGTAAATGTAAACTTCACCAGAAATAGAAATAAAGTATTATCGCTTTATAACGATAGTAAAAACCTGCAATTAGGTACTTTTCAAGGTGGGGTAAGTTTAAATGCATCAATTGGTAAACCTTATGGAGAATTACAATCCGTAACTTATGAAATGTTAAATGGAGAAAGATTAATCAAACCAAACGGATTATATCAATTCACTTCTACAACTTCTAATGTTATTGGAAATGTAAATCCTGATTGGATAGGTGGTTTAAGCAATAGCTTCAGATATAAAAACTTAACTTTAAGTTTCTTAATTGATGTTAAAAAAGGAGGACAATTATTTTCTCTAGATATGTATTATGGAACTATCTCTGGTATTTTACCCGAAACGGTTGGATTAAATGATCTTGGAAATCCAAAACGTGATCCAGTTGCAAATGGCGGTGGTGTAATTTTACCAGGCGTAACAGCAAACGGTCAACCCAATACAAATAGAGTAACAATTGTTTCAGGAACAAGTTCGTATCAAGCACAGTCAGATTTTGTTTATGATGCTGGTTTTGTAAAACTGAGAGAATTAGCTATTTCATATTCACTTCCTAAAACAATTATTTCGAAAATGAAAGCAATAAATGACATCGAATTTTCATTGACTGGTAGAAATTTATGGCTAATCCATAAAAATGTACCTTATGCTGATCCGGAAGAAAACTTATCATCAGGAAATATTTCAGGCTATCAAAGTGGCTCCTACCCTACTGTACGTGCTATTGGCTTTAATGTTAAAATAAAATTATAA
- a CDS encoding SusD/RagB family nutrient-binding outer membrane lipoprotein: MKKRYITTVLLGILTISACTENITRFNEETKLASSVPAGSLFSNSVKTLSDGLASASVNVNIFRHFVNHWAQAVIQEEANFDYITRAINDAWWTRMYRDVLNDLKESARIINKDATLNPMQKTNQLAMIDIMQVYTFNILLTTFGDIPYTQSLDDQKLFPIYDDAKTINADLMQRLDNDINKLSTSAPGFTTTEDILFQGSVSKWISFANSLQVRMAMTLADVDNAKAKAAFEKAEPMAINSIANDTFIKYFSATPNNNPLYDQLVLANRTDYIAAKDLMDILNNFLDPRKPGFFGVNNVGEYVGGIMGAPSDYPKMSKPSARVAAPSAPNTLIDYVEMEFYRAEAKERGYTVSGTAESHYNNAIKASIIYWGGTSLQADTYLLRPNVAYSTATGGWKQKIGFQKWIALYNRPFEGWLEVRRLDFPKLTVPVNAISGFPNRLKYPSSEQQLNGANYSKAAAKIGGDKSETKLFWDIF, translated from the coding sequence ATGAAAAAAAGATATATAACTACAGTACTACTTGGTATTTTAACAATTAGTGCCTGTACAGAAAATATTACTCGTTTTAATGAAGAGACAAAACTTGCTAGTAGCGTTCCCGCCGGAAGTTTGTTTTCAAATTCAGTAAAAACACTCTCCGACGGATTGGCTTCAGCGAGTGTCAATGTAAATATATTTCGCCATTTTGTAAATCATTGGGCTCAAGCCGTCATTCAGGAAGAAGCAAATTTTGATTACATTACACGAGCAATTAATGATGCTTGGTGGACTCGTATGTATCGTGATGTATTAAACGATTTAAAAGAAAGTGCACGAATTATAAATAAAGATGCGACTTTAAATCCGATGCAGAAAACAAATCAATTAGCTATGATTGATATTATGCAGGTATACACTTTTAATATTTTATTGACTACTTTTGGTGATATCCCTTATACTCAATCTCTAGATGACCAAAAGTTATTTCCTATCTATGATGATGCAAAAACTATCAATGCAGATTTAATGCAAAGATTAGATAACGACATCAATAAATTAAGTACAAGTGCCCCAGGATTTACTACTACAGAAGATATCCTCTTCCAAGGATCTGTATCTAAATGGATTTCTTTTGCTAATTCACTGCAAGTAAGAATGGCAATGACTTTAGCGGATGTAGATAATGCAAAAGCAAAAGCAGCTTTTGAAAAAGCAGAACCAATGGCTATTAATTCTATAGCTAATGATACCTTTATTAAATATTTTAGTGCTACACCAAATAACAATCCATTATATGATCAATTAGTATTAGCAAACCGCACGGATTATATAGCTGCAAAAGATTTAATGGATATATTAAATAATTTTTTAGATCCTCGCAAACCTGGATTTTTTGGTGTAAATAATGTGGGAGAATATGTTGGCGGAATAATGGGAGCACCAAGTGATTATCCAAAAATGTCTAAACCAAGTGCTCGTGTTGCTGCACCAAGCGCACCTAATACATTAATAGATTATGTGGAAATGGAGTTTTATAGAGCTGAAGCTAAAGAACGCGGATATACTGTATCGGGAACAGCTGAATCGCATTATAATAACGCCATAAAAGCTTCAATAATCTATTGGGGAGGAACAAGCTTGCAGGCAGATACTTATTTATTAAGACCAAACGTAGCTTATTCAACTGCGACTGGCGGATGGAAACAAAAAATTGGTTTCCAAAAATGGATTGCATTATACAATCGTCCATTTGAAGGATGGCTAGAAGTTCGTCGATTAGATTTCCCTAAGTTAACAGTTCCAGTAAATGCTATATCTGGATTTCCAAACCGACTAAAATATCCTTCAAGTGAACAACAGCTAAATGGAGCAAATTATAGTAAAGCGGCGGCAAAAATTGGTGGTGATAAAAGTGAAACAAAATTATTTTGGGACATCTTCTAA
- the ggt gene encoding gamma-glutamyltransferase: protein MKKSILILFLLSTKLLFAQDRLTGKNFATRSEVIGQHGMVASSQPLATQIGIDILKKGGSAVDAAIAVNAALGLMEPTGSGIGGDLFAIVWEAKTKKLYGLNASGRSPKALTLDYFNKNNIKHIPPSGPLPVTVPGCVDGWFELHNKFGKIPMKDILNPSIKYAEEGFPTTDLIAYYLQITLKKYMKMYPNVKETYTVDGKLPQKGDITKNIFLANTYKKIAKGGRDAFYKGDIARETAKFIQDQGGFLAYEDFTTHKSDWIEPVSTNYRGYDVWELPPNGQGISTLQMLNIIEGYDFTKIPFGSAEHLHIVNEAKKLVFEDRAKYYADLDFMKISVTDLLSKEYASQRRSLINPDNAGTFKAGKESNGGTVYLTVADKDGNMVSLIQSNYRGMGSGMVPPKLGFMLQDRGECFNIAEGTPNSYAPQKRPFHTIIPGFVTKKGIPFMSFGVMGGDFQPQGHVQILMNMIDFGMNLQEAGDAPRFEHIGSTNFTGELAEGKGEILIENGFDFEEIKKLIQKGHKVGFGGYYGGYQAIMFDSERKVYFGASESRKDGQATGY, encoded by the coding sequence ATGAAAAAGTCAATTCTAATCCTATTCCTATTATCAACAAAACTCCTGTTTGCCCAAGATCGTTTAACAGGAAAAAACTTTGCCACTAGATCTGAAGTAATTGGGCAACACGGAATGGTGGCGTCAAGCCAACCATTAGCCACCCAAATTGGAATAGATATTTTAAAAAAAGGAGGGTCTGCTGTCGATGCAGCAATAGCCGTTAATGCTGCATTAGGTCTTATGGAACCAACAGGTAGTGGTATTGGTGGTGACCTGTTTGCAATTGTATGGGAGGCCAAAACCAAAAAACTATATGGCTTAAACGCAAGTGGACGATCGCCAAAAGCACTGACTTTAGATTATTTTAATAAAAATAACATAAAGCATATTCCCCCTAGTGGTCCTTTACCAGTAACTGTTCCGGGCTGCGTTGATGGTTGGTTCGAATTACATAATAAATTCGGAAAAATACCAATGAAGGACATCTTAAATCCCAGTATAAAATACGCCGAGGAAGGCTTTCCAACTACCGATTTAATAGCTTATTATTTACAAATTACATTGAAAAAATATATGAAAATGTATCCAAATGTAAAAGAAACATATACGGTTGATGGTAAGTTGCCTCAAAAAGGAGATATTACTAAAAACATTTTCTTAGCAAATACTTATAAAAAAATTGCTAAAGGTGGAAGGGACGCTTTTTATAAAGGAGATATTGCGAGAGAAACTGCTAAATTTATTCAAGATCAAGGAGGCTTCTTAGCTTACGAAGATTTCACTACTCATAAATCTGATTGGATTGAGCCGGTTTCAACAAATTACAGAGGTTATGATGTTTGGGAATTACCCCCTAATGGCCAAGGTATATCTACCTTACAAATGTTAAATATTATTGAAGGGTATGATTTTACTAAAATACCTTTTGGTAGTGCTGAACATTTGCATATTGTAAACGAAGCTAAAAAACTTGTTTTTGAAGACCGAGCAAAATACTATGCGGATCTAGATTTTATGAAAATTTCAGTAACTGATTTGTTATCAAAAGAGTATGCATCACAACGTAGATCATTAATCAATCCTGACAATGCCGGTACATTTAAAGCTGGAAAAGAAAGTAATGGTGGTACTGTTTATTTAACTGTAGCTGATAAAGACGGTAACATGGTTTCACTAATACAAAGTAACTACAGAGGAATGGGTTCTGGAATGGTACCACCTAAATTAGGTTTTATGCTTCAAGATCGAGGGGAATGTTTCAATATTGCCGAAGGAACACCAAATTCATATGCGCCCCAAAAAAGACCTTTTCATACTATAATCCCTGGTTTTGTAACAAAAAAAGGAATTCCATTTATGAGTTTTGGCGTGATGGGTGGCGATTTTCAACCTCAAGGACATGTACAGATATTAATGAATATGATTGATTTTGGAATGAACCTACAAGAGGCAGGCGATGCACCTAGATTCGAACATATTGGTTCTACCAATTTTACAGGCGAATTAGCGGAAGGTAAAGGAGAAATTCTGATTGAAAATGGATTTGACTTCGAAGAAATAAAAAAATTAATTCAAAAAGGACACAAAGTTGGATTTGGTGGCTATTATGGCGGCTACCAAGCAATCATGTTTGACTCGGAAAGAAAAGTATATTTTGGGGCTTCGGAAAGTAGAAAAGATGGTCAGGCTACTGGGTATTAA
- a CDS encoding alpha/beta fold hydrolase, with protein sequence MKVKNLFTLFILFFVASHNSNAQMKFPSPIEGDYLIKDFVFKSGEHIDKLKLHYTTIGKPTKDINGKINNAVLIMHGTTGSGTNFLSEQFGGNLFEKGQLLDATKYFIILPDDIGHGKSSKPSDGMRMKFPKYNYDDMVLVNYKLLTEHLKVDHLRLVMGTSMGGMHTWVWGYTYPDFMDALMPLASLPVEIAGRNRIQRKMAIKLIEMDSKWKNGDYVKQPKEGMTGAILSLMFMVSSPLQWQLNAPTREKAEIMMDKTLNRYLSLLDANDLIYAFDSSRDYNPQPHLSHIKAPLIAINSADDQVNPPELGIMEKEIKNVKNGKYILLPITDKTSGHGTHSNPKIWGQYLKNLLRESEPIY encoded by the coding sequence ATGAAAGTTAAAAACTTATTTACATTATTCATATTATTTTTTGTTGCTAGTCACAATAGCAATGCTCAAATGAAATTCCCATCACCAATTGAGGGAGATTATTTAATTAAAGATTTTGTCTTTAAAAGTGGTGAACATATTGATAAACTCAAACTTCATTATACAACAATTGGAAAACCAACCAAAGATATAAATGGAAAAATCAACAATGCGGTTTTGATAATGCATGGCACTACTGGAAGCGGAACTAACTTTTTAAGCGAACAGTTTGGAGGAAATTTGTTTGAAAAAGGACAATTACTGGATGCTACAAAATATTTTATCATTCTACCTGATGACATTGGTCATGGTAAGTCATCTAAGCCAAGTGATGGCATGAGGATGAAATTTCCTAAATACAATTACGATGATATGGTATTAGTGAACTATAAATTACTAACAGAACATTTAAAAGTAGATCATCTCCGTCTAGTGATGGGTACATCAATGGGGGGAATGCACACTTGGGTTTGGGGCTACACTTATCCAGATTTTATGGATGCTTTGATGCCGTTAGCTAGTTTACCCGTGGAAATAGCTGGCAGGAATCGTATTCAAAGAAAAATGGCTATTAAATTAATAGAGATGGATTCGAAGTGGAAGAATGGTGATTATGTTAAACAACCAAAGGAAGGAATGACTGGCGCAATACTGTCACTTATGTTTATGGTTAGTAGCCCTTTGCAATGGCAATTAAATGCTCCTACTAGAGAAAAAGCAGAAATCATGATGGATAAAACCTTAAATAGATACTTGTCACTATTAGATGCTAATGATCTAATTTATGCCTTTGATTCATCTAGAGATTACAATCCGCAACCTCATTTATCCCATATTAAAGCACCTTTAATTGCTATAAATTCAGCTGATGATCAAGTAAATCCTCCTGAATTAGGTATAATGGAGAAAGAAATCAAAAATGTTAAAAATGGCAAATACATATTATTACCAATAACAGATAAAACGTCAGGCCATGGAACGCATTCAAATCCTAAAATTTGGGGACAATATCTAAAAAATCTACTTAGAGAGTCGGAACCAATATACTAA
- the bshC gene encoding bacillithiol biosynthesis cysteine-adding enzyme BshC, with amino-acid sequence MPTDCISYQNSGYFSSLMNDYLDQKSNLHSLYNRFPKLENFENQILEKQKNYNNHNRSVLVSALQQQYASISSSVLTKQNIEVLALPNTFTVTTGHQLNLFSGPLYFLYKIISTINLTNELKAKYPSYNFVPIYWMATEDHDFEEINYFNFKGKKFRWNTESTGPVGRLSTKGLEDFFDVYALELGSSTNAEAIKKLFKESYLNHDNLADATRYLANALFGLYGLVILDADNSDLKRAFMPFAKEELLHQTSHQLVLETAEKLKEYTVQVNPREINLFYIEDNIRERIVLENGKYKVNHTKIEFSETEILELLENHPEKFSPNVIMRPLYQEVILPNLCYIGGGGEIAYWLELKSFFDAAKVTFPILLLRNSVLLATEKQAKKAEKLHLNWTNLFSKQSNLINSKTKELSEFPIDLTPIKEQLRKQFEALFEMANHTDESFMGAVKAQEVKQTKGLENLEKRLLKAQKRKLSDVLQRITDLQNDLFPNQSLQERQANFSEFYLENGDNLIPMIINQLKPLEQNFDIILLP; translated from the coding sequence ATGCCAACCGACTGTATCAGCTATCAAAATTCAGGATATTTTTCTTCTTTGATGAATGATTATTTAGATCAAAAAAGTAATTTACACTCTTTATACAACAGATTTCCCAAACTAGAAAATTTTGAAAATCAAATCCTCGAAAAACAAAAAAACTACAACAATCATAACAGATCCGTTTTAGTTTCCGCTTTGCAACAACAATATGCTTCTATTTCATCTTCTGTTTTAACGAAACAAAATATCGAAGTTTTAGCGCTTCCCAACACATTCACCGTAACAACGGGCCACCAGCTAAATTTATTCAGCGGACCTTTGTATTTTTTGTACAAAATTATTTCGACCATAAATTTAACGAATGAATTAAAAGCAAAATATCCTTCTTATAATTTTGTTCCCATTTATTGGATGGCAACCGAAGATCACGATTTTGAAGAGATTAATTATTTCAATTTCAAAGGAAAAAAATTCAGATGGAACACCGAAAGCACCGGTCCTGTTGGCAGATTATCGACTAAAGGCTTAGAGGATTTCTTTGACGTATACGCACTTGAATTGGGTTCCAGTACAAACGCAGAAGCGATAAAAAAATTATTTAAAGAATCTTACCTAAATCACGATAATTTAGCGGATGCTACAAGATATTTGGCCAACGCACTTTTTGGATTATACGGTTTGGTAATTCTGGATGCAGATAATTCCGACTTAAAACGAGCTTTTATGCCTTTTGCAAAAGAAGAATTATTGCATCAAACTTCACATCAATTAGTCCTAGAAACAGCTGAAAAATTAAAAGAGTATACCGTTCAAGTTAATCCCCGCGAGATAAATTTATTTTATATTGAAGATAATATACGAGAACGAATTGTTCTTGAAAATGGAAAATACAAAGTAAACCACACCAAGATTGAATTTTCGGAAACTGAAATTTTAGAATTACTGGAAAATCATCCGGAGAAATTCAGTCCAAATGTGATTATGCGTCCGTTGTATCAAGAAGTAATTTTACCCAATTTATGTTACATTGGCGGAGGCGGAGAAATTGCATATTGGCTGGAACTAAAATCTTTCTTTGATGCTGCAAAAGTAACTTTTCCAATACTTTTATTAAGAAACTCAGTACTGCTGGCCACCGAAAAACAAGCTAAAAAAGCGGAGAAGTTACACTTAAATTGGACTAATCTATTTTCTAAACAATCCAATTTAATCAACAGTAAAACCAAAGAATTATCGGAGTTTCCAATAGACTTAACACCTATTAAAGAGCAGTTACGAAAACAATTTGAAGCGCTTTTTGAAATGGCAAATCATACCGATGAATCATTCATGGGAGCAGTAAAAGCACAAGAAGTAAAACAAACCAAAGGATTAGAAAATCTGGAAAAACGTTTGCTTAAAGCACAAAAAAGAAAATTAAGCGATGTTTTGCAACGCATCACCGATTTACAAAATGATTTGTTTCCAAATCAAAGTTTGCAGGAACGTCAAGCAAATTTTTCCGAATTTTATTTAGAAAATGGAGACAATCTGATTCCAATGATTATTAATCAATTGAAACCTTTGGAACAAAATTTCGATATAATTTTATTGCCATAA
- a CDS encoding acyltransferase family protein, producing the protein MTKERLISLDTFRGFTILFMTIVNNPGSWTSIYPPLEHAEWNGCTPTDLVFPFFIFIMAVAISFAMPTKQFDSATFNKITIRGLRIFCLGLFLNFFGKIEILGLQGIPLLLSRLVITIGVSYALLGNFSLKIKTYLTLFVFVVLLFLAYSGIEAYQEVRIPGVLQRIGIVYFFVSLLYLKTNQRTQLLTAVSLLLLYWGLMAFVPVPGIGAANFEKGTNLGAWLDSVLLEGHMWIFSKTWDPEGILSTIPAIASGIIGLLIGQLINSSLPKLEIVKKMAIVGLTVTLLGLLWNIVFPINKSLWTSSYVLYTSGLAILCLTVSFYLIEVANYKNWTKLFLIWGVNPMVVFFFSGIIPQGLRMIQFQNPQIPTEQINLQKYLYTFWIAPFFDNPLLASLVGALIYVGIWSFILWLFYKNKLIFKV; encoded by the coding sequence ATGACCAAAGAACGTTTAATTTCACTGGATACATTTAGAGGATTTACAATTTTATTTATGACAATTGTAAATAATCCTGGAAGTTGGACTTCGATTTATCCCCCTTTGGAACACGCGGAATGGAATGGTTGCACCCCCACCGATTTGGTCTTTCCTTTCTTTATTTTTATAATGGCGGTAGCCATATCTTTTGCAATGCCAACTAAACAGTTTGACAGCGCTACTTTTAATAAAATAACAATACGTGGATTACGGATTTTTTGTTTGGGATTATTTCTTAATTTTTTTGGTAAAATAGAAATTTTGGGTCTGCAAGGAATTCCATTATTGTTGAGTCGATTAGTAATAACTATTGGAGTAAGTTATGCGCTTTTGGGCAATTTCAGTCTGAAAATCAAGACCTATTTGACACTTTTTGTTTTTGTTGTCTTATTGTTTCTAGCTTACAGCGGTATCGAAGCGTATCAAGAAGTTAGAATTCCCGGAGTATTACAACGAATCGGGATTGTGTATTTTTTTGTTTCTCTTTTGTACTTAAAAACGAATCAAAGAACACAACTTCTAACCGCAGTATCACTATTGCTGCTGTATTGGGGATTAATGGCTTTTGTACCCGTTCCGGGAATTGGAGCAGCAAACTTTGAAAAAGGGACCAACTTAGGTGCTTGGTTAGATAGTGTACTATTAGAAGGACACATGTGGATTTTTTCAAAAACTTGGGATCCCGAAGGCATATTAAGTACAATTCCCGCAATTGCTTCAGGAATAATCGGGCTACTTATTGGACAATTGATCAACAGTTCTTTACCAAAGTTGGAAATTGTCAAAAAGATGGCTATAGTAGGTTTAACAGTTACATTATTGGGGCTACTTTGGAACATCGTGTTTCCTATCAACAAATCACTTTGGACCAGCTCCTATGTTTTATATACTTCTGGATTGGCAATACTGTGTTTAACCGTTTCATTTTATTTAATTGAAGTTGCAAATTATAAAAATTGGACAAAGCTATTTTTAATTTGGGGAGTAAATCCAATGGTTGTATTCTTTTTCTCTGGTATTATTCCGCAAGGATTGAGAATGATTCAATTTCAAAACCCTCAAATACCAACAGAACAAATTAATCTTCAAAAATATCTGTATACTTTTTGGATTGCACCATTTTTCGATAATCCTTTATTGGCATCCTTGGTCGGAGCTTTAATTTATGTTGGAATTTGGTCTTTCATTTTGTGGTTATTTTATAAAAACAAGCTGATTTTTAAAGTATAA